A single window of Gossypium arboreum isolate Shixiya-1 chromosome 13, ASM2569848v2, whole genome shotgun sequence DNA harbors:
- the LOC108461924 gene encoding chlorophyll a-b binding protein 6, chloroplastic → MAATNTLMSCGIATAFPSVLSSSKSKFSTATPLPSFGANVGHRVSMSADWMPGQPRPPYLDGSAPGDFGFDPLRLGEVPENLERYKESELIHCRWAMLAVPGILVPEALGYGNWVKAQEWAAVPGGQATYLGNPVPWGTLPTILVIEFLAIAFVEHQRSMEKDTEKKKYPGGAFDPLGYSKDPKKFEEYKVKEIKNGRLALLAFVGFCVQQSAYPGTGPLENLATHLADPWHNNIGDIIIPRSISP, encoded by the exons ATGGCCGCCACCAACACATTGATGAGCTGTGGCATCGCCACCGCTTTCCCTTCAGTGCTTTCCTCTTCAAAGTCCAAGTTCTCCACCGCTACGCCGTTGCCTAGCTTTGGCGCCAATGTTGGTCACCGTGTTAGCATGTCGGCTGACTGGATGCCTGGTCAGCCTAGGCCTCCTTATCTTGATGGTTCAGCACCTGG TGACTTTGGATTTGATCCACTTAGACTTGGTGAGGTGCCGGAGAACCTTGAGAGATACAAGGAATCTGAGTTGATTCACTGCAGATGGGCTATGCTTGCTGTT CCTGGTATATTGGTGCCAGAGGCATTGGGGTATGGAAACTGGGTAAAGGCACAAGAATGGGCAGCCGTTCCTGGTGGGCAAGCCACTTACTTAGGCAACCCTGTTCCATGGGGAACTCTCCCAACAATCTTGGTCATCGAGTTCCTTGCCATCGCCTTCGTCGAGCACCAACGCAGCATGGAGAAAGATACCGAGAAAAAGAAGTACCCCGGCGGTGCTTTCGACCCCTTGGGATACTCCAAGGACCCTAAAAAGTTCGAGGAATACAAAGTCAAAGAGATCAAGAACG GTCGTTTGGCATTGTTGGCGTTTGTGGGATTTTGTGTTCAACAATCAGCTTACCCTGGAACTGGACCATTGGAGAACTTGGCAACTCACTTGGCTGATCCATGGCACAACAACATTGGAGATATTATCATCCCCAGATCAATTTCCCCTTGA
- the LOC108461369 gene encoding V-type proton ATPase subunit G1-like codes for MEANRGQNGIQQLLAAEQDAQHIVNAARNAKMARLKQAKEEAEKEIAEYRAQVEYEFKKKVAESSGYSGANVKRLETETDAKINHLKNEAARISHDVVQMLLKNVTTVRN; via the exons ATGGAAGCCAACAGGGGCCAGAACGGTATTCAACAGCTGCTAGCTGCGGAACAAGATGCTCAGCACATTGTCAATGCTGCAAGAAATG CAAAAATGGCTAGACTGAAACAGGCCAAGGAAGAGGCAGAGAAAGAGATTGCTGAATATCGTGCTCAAGTAGAGTATGAGTTCAAGAAGAAGGTGGCGGAG AGTAGCGGATACTCGGGGGCTAATGTGAAGCGGCTCGAGACTGAAACAGATGCAAAGATCAATCACTTGAAAAACGAAGCTGCAAGGATATCTCATGATGTTGTACAGATGCTTTTGAAGAATGTGACAACTGTGAGGAACTAG